The genome window GTCGAGCTTCAGCTTCCGAGCCGTCGCGCCGATGTCGCGGCGAAAGCGAGCGGCGTCCAGCGGATAGCCGGCCGTCGGGCGAATCTCCGGGAGATGCCGTTTCCAGAATTCGTTCCAAGCGCGCATCGTTGCTTCGCGCACGTACTTCGACGTCATCGAGGCCAGCGCGGCGGGCAGCCGCGTCTCGGAGCGGGGGCGAAATGAAATCTCGACCGAGCGGGCCGCTTCCGTCCAGCGGTAGGAGCTTTCCGTACGCGACTCGCGCAACACCTGCACCAAGCCCTCGACGACATGTTCTTGCAGGGCCGGAGCATAGCTATTCCGCCCGCCGTGCTTATCGCAGGCGATGCTCACGCGCCCTTCGTCGCAACGATCGAGCATGGCCCGCACGAGGCGGAGCGTTTCTTGCGTGAGCAGCGTACTCTTGTTGCCGTGGCGATCGACCTCGGCGTTGAACTCTTCCGGGAAGACGACCCGGCTGCGCATCGCAACCAACTCGACCCCGGCCGAGCGCAAGCCTGCGGCAAACCGCTCGGCGGCCGGTTCGACTCGCTCGCGGAGGCAGGCGAGCGGCACCGGCACGTCGACTTCGCCATGCCACGGTAGCCGCCACGCCGCTTCGTGGTCGACGCCGCAAACTTCGCGCAACAGGCCGCGTAGATCGGCGGGGCGCAAGCCGCAGGCCGCGAGCGCCGCTAAGACGCCGAACTCCAAGGCTTCGATTCCGCCGGTCGACGCATACACGGCCTTCGAGTCGGCGAGCCAGAGCCGGTCGTCGAGAATCGCTTTCCCTTTCCGAGAGACTGCGCAGACCGCGTGTTTCAGCGGCTCGTAAAGCTCGTCGTCGATTCCGTCGGGGACGCGCCAGAGCGTGGCCGTGATGACGAGCGGGCCGAGGTTCGGTCCGTAGCCGGCTTCGTCGGTGCCGATGCAGTATGGCACGGGAGATCCCTCTCAACGGCAAGCGATACGTTTACTTCGCCGCGGCGTACTTCTCGGCATACTCCAACGTCCAGAGATCGATCGCTTCGCGCAGCGGCTGAGCGTCGGCCTCGGAGAGCTTGCGGAATTGCATCCGGTTGAACACTTCCTTATTGCGCACGGTCCCTTTCGCCGTGATCTCGACGACATGCGCCGGCGAATACGGGCGGACCGTGATCTCGATCCGGCTGTAGAGATTCTTCCGTACGCCGACGCCGAGGCCGACGTCGTCGCGAAAGCAGGCCGCGCCCCAACCTCGTTCGCCGACGATCGACTCGAGCTGGAAGCCGGGAAAATGATCGGGGAGCTTGAGGAGGCACTTCTCGATATGCTCGGCGAGCTCCAAGCGAATCTGCGCGTGCAGCCGTTTCGATTCTTCTTCGGTCAGCGCACGCCCGGCCGCTTCTCGATCTTGAGCTTCGCGATTCTTCTCGCCGCGCGCGATCGCTTTTTCCAACCGATCTTCGAAATCCATCACCGCGCCGCCCCTGATGCACCTAATTCGAAAAACAAACCCGAAGGTGATATGCGTTACGATGCCGGCGGCGGATCGACCGACTGCGGCGTCGCTGCTTCTACGGCCGGCGGCGCGCTTTCGTTCGTCGGCGCTTCGGCAGACTTTTCCGCGGTCGATTCATCGGCCGGTTTCGCCGGCTTCGGCTTCTTCGGGGCCGGCGGCTCCGGCGGAGCGACCGGAGTCGGAGCGATGAATTGCTTCAACTCGCCGAACGATTGTAGATAGGCCTTCCCTTCGCGCTTCGCCTTCGTGAGCTTCGCCGTCGGTGCCGGTGTGGCGGCGGCCTTCTTTGCCTTCTCGGCTTCGAATGCGGCGACGCTATCCTCGGCCGACTCTTTGTCGCGCCGCGGACGCCGATCGTCGCGACCACCCGACCGTCCACCGCCAGATTGCCCGCCGCCCGCTTGCCCGCCGCCGTAGCGCTGTCCGCCCGATGAGGAGCCTCCGGGCCGACCGCCACCCTGTTGCGCTCCGCCGGGCCGACCGCCGCGATCGCCCCCTTGGCCTTGACCGGGTCCGCCGCGACCAGATCCGCCGCGGTTTTGGCCGCCCCTTTCTTGTTGCGGGCGACCTTCGCCGCCGGCCTGACCGGAGCGCGCTTCGGGCCGTTCGGCCGCTTCGCGCTTCGCACCCGGCGGAATCATCGTGAGCGAAACGCGACGACGTTGCTTGTCGACCTGCAAGACCCACACCTTCACGATGTCGCCGACCGACACGACTTCATGCGGATCCTTCACGTATTTATCGGCCAAGTGGCTGATGTGTACGAGGCCGGAATCCTTCAAGCCGATATCGACGAACGCGCCGAAGTCGACGACGTTGAGCACCGTGCCGCGCAGCTCCATGCCCGAGGCGAGGTCGTCGATCTTCAGAATGCCTTGCTTGAAGATCGGCGGCGGCAACCCTTCGCGCGGGTCGCGCCCAGGCCGAGTGAGTTGCGTGATGATGTCGTGCAGCGTGAGCGTGCCGACGCGCATCTGGAGCGACATCCGAATCTTGTCGATGCCGCGCGACTTCTCCGAGATCTTCGCGACTTGCTCTTTGTCGGCGAGGTCCGTCGGCTTCGAGCCGAGCGCTTCCAACACACGCTCCGCCGTCTCGTAGCTTTCCGGGTGGATCCAGGTGCAGTCGAGCGGATTGTCGCCGGCCGTGATGCGGAGGAAGCCCGCCGATTGCACGAAGGCCGCTTCGCCGACGCCGGAAACTTCCTTCAGCTGCTCGCGCGTCTTGAACGGGCCGTTCGTCTTGCGGTGGTCGTAGATGCGCTGGGCGGTGAGTTGGTTCAGCCCGGAGACGTAGCGCAACAGCGAAGGGCTCGCCGTGTTGAGGTCGACGCCGACGAAGTTGACGCACGATTCGACGACGCCGTCGAGCGAGTCGCGCAGGTGCTTCGCTTTAACGTCGTGCTGATAAAGGCCGACGCCCAAACTATTCGCTTCGATCTTCACCAACTCGCTGAGCGGGTCTTGCAACCGCCGGCCGATCGAAACCGCGCCGCGCACCGTGGCGTCGCATTCGGGAAATTCTTCACGCCCCAGAGGGCTCGCCGAATAGACGCTGGCGCCGGCTTCGCTGACGATCACATACGACACGCCGCCGCCGGCGAGCTCGTTGGTCAGCAGATCGGCGACGAACGTCTCGGTCTCGCGGCATGCCGTGCCGTTGCCGATGACGATCACCGAGAGCTGATGCTGCTTGACGACTTCGAGGAGCTTCGCCTTCGAGCCGGCGCGGCGTTCCGCATTGCCGACGACGAACACGACGCCGTGCTCGAGCAAGTTGCCGAACTCATCGAGCGCGACCCATTTGCAACCGCTCTTGAAGCCGGGATCGAGCGCGAGCAAGCGCCGCTCGCGAACCGGAGGCTGCAAGAGCAGATTGCGCAAGTTCTTCGCGAACACTTCGACGGCATGCGCTTCGGCGGCGTCGGTCATCTCGCGGCGCAGTTCGCGCTCGAGGCTCGGCAACACGAGGCGCGTGAGCGCATCGCGACCGCAGCCGCGCAAGAAATCGGCATGGGCGTGGTTCGGCGGCACGAGCAACTCGTCGACCACGGCCTCGGCGGCCGGCAGATCGCAGTCGAGCTTCACGCGCAGGATCTTCGCCTTCTCGCCCCGATTGATCGCAAGGACGCGATGCGGCGGCAAGTTCCTCACGGCTTCGGTGAAGTGGAAGTAGTCGCGGAAGGCCCGTTGAAGCTCGGCAGCTTTCGCTTCGGCCTTCGTGAGAATCTTCTTCGGCTTCTTCTCTTTCTTTTTCTTCGGAGCGACGGCTTCCGCAGCAGCGCTCGGCACGGCAGCGCCTTCAACTGGCGCACCTTCAACTGCCGTAGCGTCAACAGATGCCGTAGCATCGCTTGCGGTTTCGCGAACCTCCGCAGCCACCTCAACAACCGGCGTTTCAGCCACCGGCTCGGCGACGATTGCTTCCGGCGCCGCAGTCGGGGCGAC of Planctomycetia bacterium contains these proteins:
- a CDS encoding RNA-binding transcriptional accessory protein, translating into MSLLSIESPVTIDLAAVAKSLGLLQPRVEAVVKLLDEGNTIPFITRYRKDQTGGLDEEPIRAIADRVTKDRQLAERKQTILRSIESQGKLTPELAKGIEAAQTTRRLEDLYLPYKPKKQTLATTARLRGLEPLALEILSADPLAANLDARLPDFVNSDKQVPTAADALLGAGHILAELFSERADFRGRIRVILEKSGKLTTTSVEPEPKPAERNEKQQGGKQAKEPKAEAAPEAAASQPLFEGLAEEAPQEVAPTAAPEAIVAEPVAETPVVEVAAEVRETASDATASVDATAVEGAPVEGAAVPSAAAEAVAPKKKKEKKPKKILTKAEAKAAELQRAFRDYFHFTEAVRNLPPHRVLAINRGEKAKILRVKLDCDLPAAEAVVDELLVPPNHAHADFLRGCGRDALTRLVLPSLERELRREMTDAAEAHAVEVFAKNLRNLLLQPPVRERRLLALDPGFKSGCKWVALDEFGNLLEHGVVFVVGNAERRAGSKAKLLEVVKQHQLSVIVIGNGTACRETETFVADLLTNELAGGGVSYVIVSEAGASVYSASPLGREEFPECDATVRGAVSIGRRLQDPLSELVKIEANSLGVGLYQHDVKAKHLRDSLDGVVESCVNFVGVDLNTASPSLLRYVSGLNQLTAQRIYDHRKTNGPFKTREQLKEVSGVGEAAFVQSAGFLRITAGDNPLDCTWIHPESYETAERVLEALGSKPTDLADKEQVAKISEKSRGIDKIRMSLQMRVGTLTLHDIITQLTRPGRDPREGLPPPIFKQGILKIDDLASGMELRGTVLNVVDFGAFVDIGLKDSGLVHISHLADKYVKDPHEVVSVGDIVKVWVLQVDKQRRRVSLTMIPPGAKREAAERPEARSGQAGGEGRPQQERGGQNRGGSGRGGPGQGQGGDRGGRPGGAQQGGGRPGGSSSGGQRYGGGQAGGGQSGGGRSGGRDDRRPRRDKESAEDSVAAFEAEKAKKAAATPAPTAKLTKAKREGKAYLQSFGELKQFIAPTPVAPPEPPAPKKPKPAKPADESTAEKSAEAPTNESAPPAVEAATPQSVDPPPAS